A single genomic interval of Mycolicibacterium alvei harbors:
- a CDS encoding DUF7373 family lipoprotein, with product MAVALSSCATVIAGTPIIAADTTNPDNADIGALRPGNYPTQPRPPRPRAGSQAAGAIFEGQRMAANVVGPWEVDSDITRVLSVNTTPMQNAASLWIDFPKPGPDIAEKHGYLTGFSSGRGADMEEPTKTLIIAVLRFPDEPSAAAAATEMAAEQMKALPDNVAVPTPIPGHPEAIGSTRPGTAKDKPTTVAEAFTAHGPYVLYQWTELENGGIDAATSMITRALDLSIPRIDAFRPTETWGFANLTSDPVNLLVRTLPLGPDDRAYPPMGSYPPAAALHYETDPIASSRLFDTAGVDGMSLINTVVYRARDPEAARLIADLATQQFKSGSGDDHPAPEVPGLPKSQCFDRRTNSIAMKALQSQFYCVATADKYAFKTSSQQLDDAHQKAAAQYLMLVSP from the coding sequence GTGGCCGTTGCCCTGTCGAGCTGCGCCACGGTGATCGCCGGCACCCCCATAATCGCGGCCGATACGACGAATCCTGACAACGCGGACATCGGCGCACTGCGTCCAGGTAACTACCCCACACAGCCCCGCCCGCCCCGTCCGCGCGCAGGCAGCCAAGCCGCCGGCGCAATTTTTGAGGGGCAGCGCATGGCGGCGAACGTCGTTGGACCGTGGGAAGTCGACTCAGATATCACCCGCGTGTTGAGCGTCAACACCACGCCTATGCAAAACGCTGCTTCGCTGTGGATCGACTTCCCCAAGCCTGGTCCCGACATCGCTGAGAAACATGGCTACCTGACCGGATTCTCGAGTGGTCGCGGAGCTGACATGGAGGAGCCCACCAAAACGCTGATCATCGCTGTCCTGAGATTTCCTGACGAGCCGTCCGCTGCCGCGGCAGCCACCGAGATGGCGGCCGAACAGATGAAAGCGTTGCCCGACAATGTCGCTGTGCCGACACCGATCCCGGGGCACCCCGAGGCAATCGGCTCGACGAGGCCTGGAACGGCCAAAGACAAGCCCACCACGGTCGCTGAGGCATTCACGGCCCATGGCCCCTACGTCCTGTACCAGTGGACGGAGCTTGAGAATGGCGGCATCGATGCGGCGACGTCGATGATCACTCGCGCGCTCGACCTGTCGATTCCGCGTATCGACGCCTTCCGCCCGACCGAGACGTGGGGCTTCGCCAATCTGACATCGGATCCGGTGAACCTGCTGGTTCGGACGCTGCCCCTGGGGCCTGACGACAGGGCCTATCCGCCAATGGGGTCCTATCCGCCAGCAGCTGCGCTGCATTATGAAACAGATCCCATCGCATCGTCGCGACTGTTTGACACCGCGGGCGTCGACGGAATGAGCCTGATCAACACTGTGGTCTATCGCGCGCGTGATCCCGAAGCAGCCCGACTGATCGCCGATTTGGCGACGCAGCAGTTCAAATCGGGGTCCGGCGACGACCATCCGGCCCCCGAGGTGCCGGGCCTGCCGAAGTCGCAGTGCTTCGACCGGCGAACGAATAGCATCGCGATGAAAGCCCTCCAGTCACAGTTCTACTGTGTAGCCACCGCCGACAAATATGCGTTCAAGACGTCTTCGCAACAGCTCGATGACGCACATCAAAAGGCCGCCGCGCAGTATCTGATGTTGGTATCCCCGTAG
- a CDS encoding LmeA family phospholipid-binding protein has translation MLVVALTGLVGTELYARHRAASVIGDIVKCSVGDTATTTLPVMPPFLWQHLVGTYSAIDIKTAGHNVRQAQGMQLQAEIRDLQQRDNTATIKSVNARLTWSPDGIKQTVKSAIPFLGSLITDVSANPDNDTLKLSSLLATLTVRPRATADGGLTLDIVDATGPGLGETSDLQPLLDAYLARQTSNLPLGVKAQSLDVTDDGVIAQFAAHDTTVPMRTEECFSAT, from the coding sequence GTGCTTGTCGTCGCCCTGACGGGCCTGGTCGGTACTGAGCTCTACGCGCGCCACCGCGCGGCATCGGTCATTGGAGACATCGTCAAATGTTCCGTCGGTGACACCGCTACCACGACGCTTCCCGTGATGCCCCCGTTCCTCTGGCAGCACCTCGTTGGCACGTACTCCGCCATCGACATTAAGACCGCCGGCCACAACGTCCGCCAGGCCCAGGGGATGCAGCTGCAGGCCGAGATCCGTGACCTTCAACAGCGCGACAACACGGCCACGATCAAGTCGGTAAATGCCCGCCTGACTTGGTCGCCTGACGGCATCAAGCAAACGGTCAAATCTGCCATTCCATTTCTGGGTAGCCTCATCACAGATGTCAGCGCAAATCCCGACAATGACACCCTGAAACTCAGCAGCCTGCTGGCCACCCTCACCGTAAGGCCTCGCGCTACCGCTGACGGTGGACTCACACTCGACATCGTCGATGCGACTGGCCCGGGCCTGGGAGAGACCAGCGACCTGCAGCCGCTACTGGACGCCTATCTCGCAAGACAGACCAGCAACCTTCCGCTAGGAGTTAAGGCCCAAAGTCTCGACGTCACCGACGACGGCGTGATCGCACAGTTCGCCGCTCACGACACGACGGTCCCCATGCGCACCGAGGAATGCTTCAGCGCCACCTAA
- a CDS encoding recombinase RecB → MTATGAGDEPILLGGYAAKQCPVRTQHDFGPAPLKWDPAPEDQARLDAGIKFEAEVFAELVGLHPGAVVIDPGLTRDEAISTTLRAMKTGSPLILGGWLPDDTSGGRKGRPDILIRVDGGYLPADVKHHRSVEAKKTTTAQISDVASPASWREVKGWTSATTYRFSDGMQLAHYSRMLQACGYHPGPDLMRGAVLGTSRLPGAGRESLVLVWHNLDEPLAFTFSRRQGKARRSLMERYDHEHSFRIAVATEARQAAAGTAAMVTPVRQPECRSCPYARVCDAEMGATDASNAMTVGTLDIREWLTLRRMGITTLGQLASVDVDDPAFLSRYHPEVAYRGRDYARARLAEASQRAAMLCAGVHIAHIGDGPVSVPSAEIEIDLDIEWGADGRVYLWGARVRSGQDESSAMFVPFADWSTLDDSAERGLAERFVTWLREQRDQSGRSVRVFHWSAAEPSRLKKILGEAAGDLLDPATGVFTDLESIFKAQFFSVHGSSIKTVAPYFGFTWRAPDAGGATSQTRLDAVHEHGADAADARAWLLGYNADDTTAMAVVRGGMRNWTAARGAAPHRARPA, encoded by the coding sequence ATGACGGCCACCGGCGCGGGAGACGAACCGATTCTGTTGGGCGGCTATGCCGCCAAGCAGTGCCCAGTGCGGACCCAGCACGACTTCGGGCCCGCACCGCTCAAGTGGGATCCCGCCCCCGAAGATCAGGCCCGGCTCGACGCCGGCATCAAGTTCGAAGCCGAGGTATTCGCCGAGTTGGTCGGCCTGCACCCGGGAGCCGTCGTGATCGATCCCGGCCTGACCCGTGACGAGGCGATCTCCACGACGCTGCGGGCAATGAAGACTGGTTCGCCGCTGATCCTGGGCGGCTGGCTGCCCGACGACACCAGCGGGGGACGAAAAGGTCGCCCCGACATCCTGATTCGCGTCGACGGCGGCTACCTACCCGCCGACGTGAAACACCACCGCAGCGTGGAAGCCAAGAAAACCACCACTGCGCAGATCTCGGATGTGGCCTCACCGGCTTCGTGGCGGGAGGTCAAAGGGTGGACGTCGGCGACGACCTACCGATTCAGCGACGGAATGCAGCTGGCCCACTACAGCCGAATGCTGCAGGCATGCGGCTACCACCCCGGCCCGGACCTCATGCGAGGCGCTGTACTGGGGACCAGCCGCTTGCCTGGCGCCGGTCGCGAGTCGCTGGTGTTGGTGTGGCACAACCTCGATGAGCCGCTCGCCTTCACATTCTCCCGGCGCCAGGGCAAAGCGCGGCGGTCACTCATGGAACGCTACGACCACGAGCACAGCTTCCGCATCGCGGTGGCCACTGAGGCCCGGCAGGCGGCCGCAGGAACCGCTGCGATGGTCACACCGGTGCGCCAGCCTGAGTGTCGGTCATGCCCCTATGCGCGGGTCTGCGATGCCGAGATGGGCGCCACAGACGCCTCGAACGCGATGACCGTCGGAACACTGGACATTCGGGAATGGCTGACACTGCGCCGCATGGGGATCACCACGCTGGGGCAGCTCGCCTCCGTCGACGTCGATGATCCAGCATTTCTGAGCCGCTACCACCCCGAGGTGGCCTACCGTGGCCGCGACTATGCCCGGGCGCGACTCGCAGAGGCCTCGCAGCGCGCCGCGATGCTGTGCGCAGGAGTGCACATCGCCCACATCGGAGACGGCCCGGTATCGGTGCCCTCTGCCGAGATCGAGATCGATCTGGACATCGAATGGGGCGCCGACGGCCGGGTCTACCTGTGGGGTGCACGGGTGCGTAGCGGGCAGGACGAATCCAGCGCCATGTTCGTGCCGTTCGCCGACTGGTCGACACTTGATGACAGTGCGGAGCGGGGCCTGGCCGAGCGTTTCGTGACATGGCTGCGCGAACAGCGTGATCAGTCCGGTCGCAGCGTGCGGGTGTTTCACTGGTCAGCCGCTGAACCATCGCGGCTGAAGAAAATCCTGGGCGAGGCCGCCGGTGATCTGCTCGACCCCGCGACAGGCGTGTTTACCGACCTGGAGAGCATCTTCAAAGCTCAGTTCTTTTCGGTGCACGGCTCCAGCATCAAGACGGTGGCCCCGTACTTCGGGTTCACCTGGCGGGCCCCGGACGCCGGTGGGGCAACGTCACAGACCCGGCTCGACGCGGTGCACGAGCACGGCGCCGACGCCGCAGACGCCCGCGCGTGGCTGCTGGGCTACAACGCCGATGACACCACGGCGATGGCGGTCGTCCGCGGCGGGATGCGCAACTGGACGGCAGCGCGCGGAGCGGCCCCGCATCGTGCGCGGCCGGCATAG